The proteins below come from a single Benincasa hispida cultivar B227 chromosome 4, ASM972705v1, whole genome shotgun sequence genomic window:
- the LOC120076252 gene encoding protein LYK5-like: MKILISSTFYALLLLSSPINAQQSYTPHSCSGGGGADDNEQTGLYSCNGGPTSCRAFLIFKSKPPYDSVPSISNLTSSDPNQIAVANNVTVFSSFPLNTPVIVPLHCSCVARFYQANASFVLAQSHTYYIAATEVYQGSVSCAALKFANGFEEWDLRPGMTLLVPLRCACPTSNQAGIGVRFLATYLVANGERVSEIGDRFNVSKKSVLEANGFSEEDDPNLSPFSTILVPLSTEPSSSQIRLPSSSTANWQENESTRNICVDIAKGTGFFLLVVAVVGCAVFLIYKTRAKGMVSKNDKNIIRKWTPPVDLRVEIASMDRVMKVFGIDEIMKATRRFSPKNRVNGSVFRGTFGKKMKLAVKRTRMNAIKEVNMLKKLYHFNLVKLEGVCENHGRFYLLFEFVENGSLREWLNRGNRKERQSWRKRIQIAIDVANGLHYLHSFTEPAYVHNNVNTSNILLNSNLRAKVSNFSLARVTERATAACVLTTNVVGAKGYMAPEYREAGVVTPKIDVYAFGVVVLELVTGKEAVCMEGGRQVLLSATMIPNNEENIEARLARFIDSNIKETGKMEFATLMVKLSAACLNQEPELRPSMGEVVSTLLKIQVHLQKLQPLPLLYGEHHQYEERTEAETNVEL; encoded by the coding sequence ATGAAAATTCTAATTTCCTCAACATTTTATGCacttcttctcctttcttcaCCCATCAATGCTCAACAGAGTTACACACCGCACAGCTGCAGCGGCGGCGGGGGCGCCGACGACAATGAACAGACCGGACTCTACTCCTGCAACGGCGGACCAACCTCCTGCCGGGCCTTTCTCATCTTCAAATCCAAACCCCCTTATGATTCCGTACCTTCCATTTCCAATCTCACTTCATCAGACCCAAATCAAATCGCCGTAGCCAATAACGTCACCGTCTTCTCTTCTTTCCCTCTGAACACACCCGTCATCGTTCCGCTTCACTGTTCTTGCGTCGCCCGATTTTACCAGGCCAATGCGTCCTTCGTTCTAGCGCAATCTCATACCTATTACATTGCGGCAACTGAGGTTTACCAGGGCTCTGTATCTTGCGCAGCTCTTAAATTCGCAAATGGGTTTGAAGAATGGGATCTCCGCCCTGGTATGACATTGCTTGTGCCGCTCAGATGCGCTTGCCCCACCAGCAACCAGGCCGGCATTGGGGTCAGGTTTTTAGCTACTTATTTGGTTGCTAATGGCGAAAGGGTTTCTGAAATTGGGGATAGATTCAATGTGAGTAAGAAGAGTGTTCTTGAAGCAAATGGATTTAGTGAAGAAGATGATCCAAATCTATCTCCATTTTCGACCATTTTAGTTCCATTGTCAACTGAACCATCAAGTTCACAAATTAGATTACCATCCTCTTCTACTGCTAATTGGCAGGAAAATGAATCAACAAGAAACATTTGCGTCGATATCGCGAAAGGCACTGGTTTCTTCTTGTTAGTCGTTGCTGTTGTTGGTTGTGCAGTCTTTCTCATTTACAAAACCAGAGCAAAGGGGATGGTTTCTAAGAATGACAAGAACATTATCAGGAAATGGACACCACCCGTGGACCTTCGAGTCGAAATTGCAAGCATGGACCGTGTCATGAAAGTGTTCGGGATAGACGAGATCATGAAAGCCACAAGAAGATTCAGTCCAAAGAACAGAGTAAATGGGTCCGTATTCAGGGGAACTTTTGGCAAGAAGATGAAACTGGCAGTGAAAAGAACCAGAATGAATGCCATTAAAGAAGTTAACATGCTGAAGAAACTCTACCATTTCAATCTAGTGAAGCTTGAGGGTGTTTGTGAAAACCATGGTCGTTTTTACCTTCTTTTTGAGTTCGTGGAAAATGGGTCGCTAAGAGAATGGCTCAACAGAGGCAACAGAAAAGAGAGACAGAGCTGGAGGAAGAGGATACAAATTGCTATTGACGTTGCTAATGGACTTCACTATCTTCACAGCTTCACAGAGCCTGCCTATGTTCATAACAACGTCAACACCAGCAATATTCTTCTCAACAGCAATTTAAGAGCCAAAGTTTCTAACTTTAGTCTGGCAAGAGTAACAGAAAGAGCCACAGCAGCCTGTGTCTTGACCACAAATGTTGTGGGGGCAAAGGGCTACATGGCTCCAGAATACAGGGAGGCAGGGGTTGTAACTCCAAAGATTGATGTCTATGCTTTTGGAGTGGTGGTTTTGGAGCTTGTTACTGGAAAAGAGGCCGTTTGTATGGAAGGGGGAAGACAGGTACTACTTTCTGCAACAATGATTcccaacaatgaagaaaatatagaaGCTCGACTAGCCCGGTTTATCGATTCCAACATTAAAGAAACAGGGAAGATGGAGTTTGCTACACTGATGGTTAAGCTAAGTGCAGCCTGCTTGAACCAAGAACCAGAACTGCGACCGAGCATGGGGGAGGTAGTGTCAACTCTATTAAAGATTCAGGTTCATTTACAGAAGCTACAACCATTACCATTGTTGTATGGCGAGCATCATCAATATGAAGAAAGAACTGAGGCAGAGACAAATGTGGAATTATAA